The genomic interval GGGCTGCTTTATGTCTTGGACAGCACCAAACGTCATTTGCATGTGGAAGTGTTCGAATGTGACACGCTGGCTGTCAGGCCCGAGGCTTTTCCCGCCGTCAATCTGTTTTTGAATGACAAACCCAACACCCAGCGGGTGGAGGCCTATTGCGCCTTCTCGGGCAAATTGGTCAACCTGAACGACATTTACGCTTATACGGGGTTTGATTTTGCTGCCTTGTACGATTTCGATCGTGCCCAGGGCTATCACACCCGCTCCTTGCTGAGTGTGCCGCTGCGCAGTCACGACGCGGTGACCATCGGTGTGTTGCAGCTCATCAATCGCCAAGACGGCATCCAGCATCAGGGCGTGCCTTTCCCCTCCAGTTTGCATGAACTGGTCAGCGCTTTCGCCACCCAGGCCGCTGTCGCTCTGGAGACGGCCCAGCTCATCGAGCAGAATCAAAGGCTGATCGAAGCGCTGGATCACAGCAACCGGGAACTGGTGGAGGAAAACGAACGGTTGCGGCACAAAATCCAGACCCGCTACGATTTCTCCCAGATCGTGGGCCATGGGGCACGCATGCAGCAGGTATTCTCTTTGCTGAAAAAAGTATTGCACTCCGATGCCACGGTGCTGCTGCGCGGCGAGACCGGCACGGGCAAGGAACTCATCGCCCGTGCCATCCACCACAACAGCCCGCGCAGCAGCAAGGAACTCGTCATTCAAAACTGCGCCGCCCTGCCGGAAAATCTTCTGGAAAGCGAATTGTTCGGCTACAAGAAAGGGGCCTTTTCAGGGGCCGTCACCGACAAAAAAGGGCTCATCGAGCAAGCCGACGGCGGCACCTTGTTTCTGGATGAAATAGGCGATATGCCCATCGGCCTGCAAGCCAAGATCCT from Gammaproteobacteria bacterium carries:
- a CDS encoding GAF domain-containing protein gives rise to the protein MSVSHDPVVALEEFTRITNSLNTERDLHRLLSMVVTAARRITQAEAGLLYVLDSTKRHLHVEVFECDTLAVRPEAFPAVNLFLNDKPNTQRVEAYCAFSGKLVNLNDIYAYTGFDFAALYDFDRAQGYHTRSLLSVPLRSHDAVTIGVLQLINRQDGIQHQGVPFPSSLHELVSAFATQAAVALETAQLIEQNQRLIEALDHSNRELVEENERLRHKIQTRYDFSQIVGHGARMQQVFSLLKKVLHSDATVLLRGETGTGKELIARAIHHNSPRSSKELVIQNCAALPENLLESELFGYKKGAFSGAVTDKKGLIEQADGGTLFLDEIGDMPIGLQAKILRVLQEKEVRPLGALQSRRVNVRIVAATHCNLEEKVQAGGFREDLYYRLAVFPLELPPLRERRDDLPALVHYFVAHFSQHYGKKISSVSPKAFDVMIQYDYPGNIRELRNIIERAVLLCEDGGSLVPEHFPATMQGTASAGADAAPAHALQKGSLKEHLQAFERRILREALESHGWNQTQTAEALQIGRRTLIEKMQRYELKRPL